Proteins from a single region of Candidatus Rubrimentiphilum sp.:
- a CDS encoding energy transducer TonB, whose protein sequence is MKRVVAGFALVFGLVAFASERAQALTEICPAQLEVAAVSSTDQTTRGPAALFGFALTAMGPRTVSGKLAFDTTAGWFTVDVPPVALAEKDRHYNEIFGRLTIPDWVSRIMYVRFPTNVTLNHSWLYSATARSDGDFGWEKSGTFICPPPPGTQKANGVKTISIATSNTAGARRTFEKPLVDPKDVDTLSASPPPDALQIAAAASKALETANCAKPFQDGSVTLLVDPGYPSVLQTTGASGIIGVGLALNPDGTLADSWVWAPTGLAAFDQAAIAAVQRSKYVNAVAYCRPVPAIYNAYIMFNSR, encoded by the coding sequence ATGAAACGGGTGGTTGCCGGTTTCGCGTTAGTATTTGGCCTTGTGGCTTTTGCCTCTGAACGCGCCCAAGCGCTCACGGAAATATGTCCCGCGCAACTTGAGGTAGCCGCTGTTTCATCGACAGATCAGACGACTCGGGGGCCGGCCGCGCTGTTTGGATTCGCTCTTACGGCGATGGGACCACGAACGGTGTCGGGAAAACTCGCATTCGATACGACGGCCGGCTGGTTTACGGTCGACGTCCCGCCGGTTGCTCTAGCGGAAAAAGACCGGCACTATAACGAGATCTTCGGGCGCTTAACGATTCCGGACTGGGTTTCGCGGATCATGTACGTGCGATTCCCGACGAATGTCACGCTGAACCACAGCTGGCTATACTCGGCGACGGCAAGAAGCGACGGCGACTTCGGATGGGAAAAATCAGGAACGTTTATCTGCCCGCCGCCTCCGGGTACGCAAAAAGCGAACGGCGTGAAAACCATATCTATCGCCACGTCCAACACCGCCGGCGCTCGGCGAACATTTGAAAAGCCCCTTGTCGATCCCAAAGACGTCGACACACTCAGCGCTTCGCCGCCGCCGGATGCGCTCCAAATCGCCGCAGCCGCGAGCAAAGCGCTCGAAACGGCAAACTGCGCCAAACCCTTTCAGGACGGATCGGTCACCTTGCTCGTGGATCCGGGCTATCCGAGTGTCTTACAAACGACCGGCGCATCAGGAATTATTGGAGTTGGTCTGGCGCTCAACCCGGACGGCACCCTGGCCGACTCTTGGGTCTGGGCGCCGACGGGATTGGCCGCCTTCGATCAGGCTGCGATCGCCGCAGTGCAACGTTCGAAGTACGTGAATGCAGTAGCCTACTGCCGGCCGGTACCCGCAATCTATAACGCATATATTATGTTTAACTCGAGGTAG
- a CDS encoding TlpA disulfide reductase family protein yields MKWLLAVGGAVVVAIVLKQYFPAGNAQTTQIAIAGKPAPSFAVPSIDGKRQTLAGYRGRVVVMNLWATWCPPCRAEMPDLERLYETYRSRGLVVIGINQGESRQRAAAFAQSLRIRYPIWLDDQQQYGRTYIALGLPTTVIINRSGVAVPPGFDGPLTYAQMKAAIAPLVRAPR; encoded by the coding sequence GTGAAATGGCTTCTCGCCGTGGGCGGCGCCGTGGTCGTCGCGATCGTTCTCAAGCAATATTTTCCGGCCGGTAACGCTCAGACGACGCAGATTGCGATCGCCGGGAAGCCGGCGCCGAGCTTCGCCGTCCCGTCGATCGATGGAAAACGCCAGACTTTGGCTGGGTATCGCGGGCGCGTTGTCGTGATGAATCTGTGGGCGACGTGGTGTCCGCCGTGCCGCGCCGAGATGCCCGATCTCGAACGCCTCTACGAAACATACCGTTCACGCGGGCTCGTCGTGATCGGCATCAACCAGGGCGAGTCGCGTCAACGCGCCGCCGCCTTCGCTCAATCGTTACGTATCCGTTATCCGATTTGGCTGGACGATCAGCAGCAATACGGTCGCACGTATATCGCCTTAGGCTTGCCGACGACAGTGATCATCAATCGATCGGGCGTGGCTGTGCCACCGGGTTTTGACGGGCCGCTCACCTACGCCCAGATGAAGGCCGCAATAGCACCGCTCGTTCGCGCACCGCGGTGA
- a CDS encoding energy transducer TonB: protein MYGFELVALGPRTVDATITFDTDAGWFKILVPPITLTERDRHYNGPSNGFVDPEWVSPATYVRFPKPVRVNHAWISSALSVGDSFGWSAQGPVDCSPDPNGDVRAGLRGDDYIKLYEEDRLNAQPARESVVIDAQQAVAVPHPECAHPFSDATVTHEVGPTYTGILAAEGAGGDTGIIVAIGADGLLKDAWVWAPSGQKQFDDATLTAAKKSTYKAGTAYCKPVPGIYLFWATFGD from the coding sequence ATGTATGGGTTTGAGCTCGTTGCCCTCGGGCCGCGAACGGTAGACGCGACGATTACCTTCGACACAGATGCCGGCTGGTTCAAAATCCTCGTTCCTCCAATCACGCTAACTGAACGCGACCGTCACTATAATGGCCCGTCAAACGGTTTCGTCGACCCGGAGTGGGTTTCGCCGGCTACCTACGTGCGATTTCCAAAGCCGGTCCGCGTAAATCACGCATGGATCTCGAGTGCGCTCTCCGTTGGGGACAGCTTCGGGTGGAGCGCACAAGGGCCCGTGGATTGCTCTCCAGATCCGAACGGTGACGTCAGGGCTGGGCTGCGCGGCGATGACTACATCAAACTCTACGAGGAAGACCGTCTCAACGCTCAGCCGGCGCGCGAATCTGTAGTCATTGATGCACAACAAGCGGTCGCGGTGCCACACCCAGAGTGCGCGCACCCGTTTTCGGATGCGACCGTAACGCACGAGGTGGGGCCGACATATACGGGCATCCTGGCGGCCGAAGGTGCGGGCGGCGACACCGGCATTATCGTCGCAATTGGCGCGGACGGACTTCTAAAAGACGCCTGGGTTTGGGCGCCATCCGGTCAAAAGCAATTCGACGACGCCACCCTGACGGCTGCGAAAAAATCTACCTACAAAGCCGGTACGGCCTACTGTAAACCGGTACCAGGCATATATCTTTTTTGGGCTACGTTCGGGGATTAA
- a CDS encoding MBL fold metallo-hydrolase, whose protein sequence is MTVETFPVGPLGCNCTILSDDQRHEAIVVDGGDGVPQVVKRLERLGTRAKYLVHTHAHIDHIGDLGALRDRTGGQGLLHPADLPLYHSLGVQAGWIGMYDAPRIVDLDGELQDGGVVRAGDIEVNVLHTPGHTPGSVCFSFEGEGGATILSGDTLFAGSIGRWDLGGTSMEDIVASIERKLLPFGDETRVIPGHGPFTTIGEERNTNPYLQ, encoded by the coding sequence TTGACCGTCGAGACGTTTCCGGTCGGGCCGCTCGGCTGCAACTGCACGATTCTTAGCGACGACCAGCGGCACGAAGCAATCGTTGTGGACGGCGGAGACGGTGTCCCCCAGGTCGTCAAACGCTTGGAGCGCCTCGGTACGCGCGCCAAGTATTTGGTGCACACCCACGCGCACATCGATCACATCGGCGATCTCGGTGCGCTTCGCGACCGCACGGGCGGCCAGGGGTTACTGCATCCGGCCGATCTGCCGCTCTACCACAGCCTCGGCGTGCAAGCCGGATGGATTGGCATGTATGATGCACCGCGCATCGTCGATCTCGACGGCGAACTGCAAGACGGCGGCGTCGTGCGTGCCGGCGACATTGAAGTCAACGTGCTGCACACGCCGGGCCATACGCCGGGCAGCGTGTGCTTTTCATTCGAGGGAGAGGGTGGCGCGACCATACTTTCGGGCGACACGCTGTTCGCCGGCTCCATCGGCCGCTGGGATCTCGGCGGCACTTCTATGGAAGACATCGTCGCCAGCATCGAGCGCAAACTGTTGCCGTTCGGCGACGAGACGCGCGTGATTCCCGGCCACGGCCCATTCACGACGATTGGCGAGGAACGGAACACGAATCCCTACCTGCAATAA
- a CDS encoding TldD/PmbA family protein: MSFDDLAARALDTAGTRGAEYADVRFEVVRSERIETRNGVVTTLSDATSRGYGMRALYGGAWGFAAGSDLTQAGIDRTAARAVEIAKAGAAIARHRFGAAPLRAYVDSFATPMERDPEDVPLGERVALLLRAEKALHVSPKISVGRAWIDLWRTDKTLYSTLGSRIEQSIRQTGSGIEALAVGDGEVQTRTFPGDIGLYKSGGWEIIEEANLAENAQRIGEEAESLLTAEQCPSGTRDIILGGSQVSLQIHESCGHPAELDRVMGWEANFSGVSFLEIAQLGKLRYGSDIVTICIDNTLPQGMATVGYDDEGTKSVTSDIIRDGMLVGYEMSNDTARTIGRESNACVRAQSWEFVPMIRMCNLNLLPGNVPFDGLFDGVKDGIYMESNRSWSIDDHRLNFQFGCEIAWEIKNGKRGKLLKNPTYAGMTPQFWNSCDAIADEKSWVAWGTPNCGKGEPMQTGRTAQCASPARFRNVQVGVGYDG; the protein is encoded by the coding sequence ATGAGTTTTGACGATCTGGCCGCACGCGCGCTCGACACGGCGGGCACGCGAGGAGCGGAGTATGCCGACGTGCGCTTCGAGGTGGTGAGGTCGGAACGGATCGAGACTCGCAACGGCGTCGTCACTACGCTCTCCGACGCTACCAGCCGCGGCTACGGCATGCGCGCCCTCTACGGGGGCGCCTGGGGCTTTGCCGCCGGCTCCGATCTCACCCAGGCCGGAATCGATCGCACGGCGGCGCGAGCTGTTGAGATCGCCAAAGCCGGCGCCGCGATTGCGCGCCATCGCTTCGGCGCGGCGCCTCTGCGCGCGTACGTGGATTCGTTCGCAACGCCGATGGAGCGCGATCCCGAGGATGTGCCGCTGGGCGAACGCGTGGCCTTGCTGCTTCGAGCCGAAAAAGCACTGCACGTTTCGCCGAAGATCAGCGTCGGCCGCGCCTGGATCGACCTTTGGCGTACAGACAAGACACTTTACAGCACGCTCGGTTCGCGCATCGAGCAATCCATTCGCCAAACCGGCAGCGGCATCGAAGCGTTGGCGGTCGGTGATGGCGAGGTACAGACACGCACGTTTCCCGGCGACATCGGCCTGTACAAATCCGGCGGATGGGAGATTATCGAAGAGGCGAATCTCGCTGAAAACGCCCAGCGTATCGGCGAGGAGGCCGAATCGCTGCTGACCGCCGAGCAGTGTCCGAGCGGTACGCGCGACATCATTTTGGGCGGCTCGCAGGTGTCGCTGCAGATTCACGAATCGTGCGGCCATCCGGCCGAACTCGATCGCGTCATGGGCTGGGAAGCCAATTTTTCAGGCGTGAGTTTCCTGGAGATCGCGCAACTCGGGAAGCTGCGTTACGGCTCGGACATCGTCACCATCTGCATCGACAACACTCTACCGCAAGGTATGGCAACGGTCGGCTACGACGACGAAGGCACGAAGAGCGTCACCTCCGACATCATTCGCGACGGGATGCTCGTCGGCTACGAGATGAGCAACGACACCGCCCGCACCATCGGCCGGGAAAGTAACGCGTGCGTCCGGGCGCAGAGTTGGGAATTCGTTCCGATGATCCGGATGTGCAATTTGAATCTGCTTCCCGGGAACGTTCCCTTCGACGGACTCTTCGACGGCGTCAAAGACGGCATCTATATGGAGAGCAACCGCTCGTGGTCGATCGACGATCACCGCCTGAACTTCCAGTTCGGCTGCGAGATCGCATGGGAGATCAAGAACGGCAAGCGTGGCAAGCTGCTCAAGAATCCGACGTACGCCGGCATGACGCCGCAATTTTGGAACTCGTGCGATGCGATCGCGGACGAAAAGTCGTGGGTCGCTTGGGGAACGCCCAACTGCGGCAAAGGCGAGCCGATGCAGACCGGCCGTACCGCGCAGTGCGCCTCGCCGGCGCGGTTCCGCAACGTGCAAGTCGGAGTGGGTTACGATGGATAG
- a CDS encoding flavin reductase family protein: MNPTPATPEAFKAAMRHFPTGVTVVTSLREGEPRGVTVSAFSSVSVEPPLVLICINREARSYLVISESKVFCVNILAGDQQRLAERFASKIRENQFEGVPYDVDATGAAIIRGAVAYLDCEVAEEHHAGSHSVFIGRVLSCASRPGSPLGYYNGAFHDFGIRID, translated from the coding sequence ATGAATCCCACGCCCGCAACGCCGGAAGCGTTCAAAGCCGCTATGCGGCACTTCCCAACCGGCGTAACGGTCGTGACCAGTCTGCGTGAGGGTGAACCGCGTGGCGTCACTGTGAGCGCGTTCTCGAGCGTTTCAGTCGAACCGCCGCTGGTGCTGATCTGCATCAACCGCGAGGCGCGCAGCTACCTCGTCATCTCCGAGTCCAAAGTGTTTTGCGTGAACATCCTGGCCGGCGATCAGCAGCGTCTCGCCGAGCGATTTGCCAGCAAAATTCGCGAAAACCAATTCGAAGGCGTGCCGTACGACGTCGACGCGACCGGCGCGGCGATCATTCGCGGCGCGGTGGCGTACTTGGATTGCGAGGTGGCTGAAGAGCATCACGCCGGCTCGCACAGCGTCTTCATCGGACGCGTGCTCTCGTGCGCATCACGCCCGGGCTCGCCGCTGGGTTATTACAACGGCGCGTTTCACGATTTCGGAATTCGCATCGATTGA
- a CDS encoding TonB family protein yields the protein MKFFLLAIFLGSFMLSAARDAKAADEFCASWLYLKPVGVTGSPYTGTLYGFTLNAGAPKTVSAVLAFETELGWYSVAIPPVAIASTTHHVIEPNGKHRAVPAWTSSAMYLQFSHPVSLMNAFVLGANGQACPPQPRWALMPKSRGPATIGDPQYPDKTTLAPEPGDLVLPPKPAKLSYNTNCAEPFHDAGVKTLVSPDYPEPLRHGNQGTAQILVTINPGGSLADATLFQSSQDINFDNAAVRAARESTYQSAMAYCQPIPGSYLFKVTFQ from the coding sequence ATGAAGTTTTTCCTACTCGCAATTTTCCTCGGTTCATTTATGTTGTCTGCCGCGCGGGACGCGAAAGCCGCCGATGAATTTTGCGCCTCGTGGCTCTATCTGAAGCCGGTAGGCGTTACTGGCTCCCCTTACACGGGCACCCTTTACGGATTCACACTCAATGCCGGTGCGCCAAAAACCGTTTCCGCGGTACTAGCATTCGAAACGGAACTCGGTTGGTACAGCGTAGCGATTCCACCTGTAGCGATCGCTTCTACGACGCACCATGTGATCGAACCGAATGGAAAGCACCGTGCTGTGCCCGCATGGACGTCGTCCGCCATGTATTTGCAGTTCTCTCATCCAGTCTCACTAATGAACGCTTTTGTATTAGGTGCAAATGGGCAAGCATGCCCGCCACAACCGCGGTGGGCTCTGATGCCAAAGAGTCGCGGCCCGGCGACTATAGGGGATCCCCAGTATCCGGATAAGACGACTCTCGCGCCGGAGCCCGGAGATCTGGTGCTCCCGCCAAAACCTGCAAAGCTTTCGTACAACACAAATTGCGCGGAGCCGTTCCATGACGCCGGAGTGAAAACGCTCGTGTCACCGGATTATCCGGAGCCTCTGCGCCACGGCAATCAAGGGACGGCGCAAATACTCGTGACGATTAATCCAGGCGGCAGCCTGGCTGATGCGACACTCTTTCAGTCGTCTCAAGACATAAACTTTGATAATGCGGCGGTGAGAGCAGCTCGCGAAAGCACGTATCAAAGCGCAATGGCGTACTGCCAACCAATCCCGGGCAGCTACCTCTTCAAGGTTACGTTCCAGTAG
- a CDS encoding class I SAM-dependent methyltransferase, whose product MAEDLLLEIERRANQDGIATVPPDVGRLLSVLTHAMQANRILEIGTGYGYATLQMALAQPPAGKIWTFDPFIERTEVAREYFDRAGVGDRVEIVNQPALEVLHIFPLRNLDIAFIDAPRSDYAEYLKQCLHVLKLSGLVILNGLSADDETDAFNKTFLHHPQLDAAILPLGSGLGIGARKK is encoded by the coding sequence ATGGCTGAGGATCTTCTTCTCGAGATCGAACGACGGGCCAATCAGGACGGAATCGCGACAGTTCCGCCGGACGTCGGACGGCTGCTCTCCGTGTTGACGCACGCGATGCAAGCGAATCGCATTCTGGAAATCGGAACCGGGTACGGTTATGCGACCCTGCAAATGGCGCTGGCGCAACCGCCTGCCGGCAAAATCTGGACGTTCGATCCGTTTATCGAACGCACCGAGGTCGCGCGCGAGTATTTCGACCGCGCAGGCGTCGGCGACCGAGTTGAGATCGTCAATCAACCCGCACTCGAAGTACTTCACATATTTCCGTTGCGCAACCTAGACATCGCATTCATCGATGCACCCCGCAGCGATTACGCCGAGTATTTGAAGCAGTGCCTGCACGTGCTCAAACTTTCGGGCTTGGTTATTCTGAACGGGCTAAGCGCAGACGACGAAACCGATGCGTTCAATAAAACATTCTTGCATCACCCGCAGCTCGACGCTGCTATTCTTCCGCTCGGCTCGGGACTGGGCATCGGCGCGCGCAAAAAATGA
- a CDS encoding bifunctional 5,10-methylenetetrahydrofolate dehydrogenase/5,10-methenyltetrahydrofolate cyclohydrolase, protein MPARILDGRAVADELRAELVAQSNQLRERGVHPRLDIVLVGENDASVAYVRNLVKVGERAGIAVHVDELAENATAATVRERLERLKDDPKVHGVLLQQPLPAHLSIRSVADSIPIHKDVDGTHPGSEFVPATPAAVMLLLEHSPHWPLRGYNVAVLGRSVVVGIPAAMLALSHNATVTILHSKSAGLQPYLRMADVVIAATGKPGLVRGDDIKPGATVIDVGTTLVDGKLKGDVDFDSAVQVAGAITPVPGGVGPVTNIALLRNVMKAAAGAGKSRSRD, encoded by the coding sequence GTGCCGGCACGCATTCTGGACGGTCGCGCGGTTGCAGACGAACTGCGCGCCGAGTTAGTCGCCCAAAGCAATCAGCTGCGCGAGCGCGGAGTTCATCCAAGGCTCGACATCGTGCTCGTCGGCGAAAATGACGCGTCGGTGGCGTACGTGCGCAATTTGGTCAAAGTTGGCGAACGCGCCGGCATCGCCGTGCATGTGGACGAGCTTGCCGAAAACGCAACGGCCGCGACCGTGCGCGAACGGCTCGAACGGTTGAAAGACGATCCGAAAGTGCATGGCGTTTTGTTGCAGCAGCCGCTGCCGGCGCATCTTTCAATCCGCTCGGTTGCGGATTCGATTCCAATTCACAAAGACGTGGACGGAACGCATCCCGGCTCCGAGTTCGTGCCTGCTACGCCGGCGGCTGTGATGCTCTTGCTCGAACACAGTCCGCATTGGCCGTTGCGAGGGTATAATGTTGCGGTTCTCGGGCGTTCGGTTGTTGTCGGCATTCCGGCGGCGATGCTCGCGCTTTCGCATAACGCAACCGTAACGATCTTGCATAGCAAGTCCGCCGGTTTGCAGCCGTACCTGCGCATGGCCGACGTCGTCATCGCCGCAACCGGCAAACCCGGCTTAGTCCGCGGCGACGACATAAAACCGGGCGCAACCGTCATCGACGTCGGCACCACGCTTGTAGACGGCAAGTTAAAAGGCGATGTGGATTTCGACTCCGCCGTGCAAGTCGCGGGCGCGATCACGCCGGTTCCGGGCGGTGTCGGGCCGGTAACCAATATCGCGTTGCTTCGCAACGTCATGAAAGCGGCAGCCGGTGCGGGGAAGAGCCGCTCGCGCGACTAA
- a CDS encoding TldD/PmbA family protein: MDSKAREALAERALSLSTADHTEVTVATEDADLTRFTHEEIHQNVARSDAGLSVRAILGKRTGTASTNVLDEESLRATVDRAIAIATLAPEDPDLAPLPSGGPTTTPQGAFVKATADASPQLRAGMADAIFKVAESHKFWCAGFVRTQSAGYTIANSSGARASFDGTDSGINVKMTAADSTGYGQEYSPDATTLDAHAVASTAAGKAKNSAQPRAVDPGEWTVIMEPAAFGEFFAYLAQHFSAQSYDEGSSFLSDGLDKNYFGEHVSITDDYSNPLAPSMPFDFEGQPKQRVKLVEAGVAKSIVTDSYWAKKLGRENTGHALPAPNPYGPQAIDLVVSPGSKSTAQLIAETKRGLLISRFWYIRTVDQKKAIVTGMTRDGTFLIENGKVTSGVRNMRFNQSIITALGKCEFSNTQQRTGDYWFSLVVPAAKIESFTFSSGTQF, encoded by the coding sequence ATGGATAGCAAGGCGCGCGAAGCGCTGGCCGAGCGCGCCCTGTCGCTCTCGACTGCCGATCACACCGAAGTAACCGTCGCCACCGAAGACGCCGATCTCACGCGCTTCACACACGAAGAGATCCATCAAAACGTCGCGCGTTCGGATGCCGGTCTGAGCGTACGCGCGATCCTTGGCAAGCGCACGGGAACCGCCAGCACGAACGTCCTCGATGAAGAGTCGCTGCGCGCAACGGTCGATCGGGCGATCGCTATCGCGACGCTAGCTCCCGAAGATCCGGATCTCGCGCCCCTCCCGTCGGGCGGCCCGACAACCACGCCGCAAGGCGCGTTCGTAAAAGCCACCGCCGATGCGTCGCCGCAACTGCGCGCCGGCATGGCCGATGCGATCTTCAAGGTGGCGGAGTCGCACAAATTTTGGTGCGCGGGGTTCGTGCGGACACAGAGCGCCGGATACACGATCGCCAACTCCAGCGGCGCGCGCGCCTCGTTCGACGGCACCGACAGCGGCATCAACGTCAAGATGACCGCCGCCGATTCGACCGGCTACGGGCAAGAATACTCGCCGGACGCCACGACGCTGGATGCGCATGCTGTTGCGAGCACCGCGGCCGGCAAAGCAAAAAACTCCGCGCAACCGCGCGCAGTCGATCCCGGCGAGTGGACCGTCATCATGGAACCCGCCGCATTCGGCGAGTTTTTTGCATATTTAGCTCAGCATTTCTCGGCGCAATCGTATGACGAGGGCTCGTCGTTCTTGAGCGACGGACTCGACAAGAATTATTTCGGCGAGCATGTCAGCATTACGGACGATTACTCAAATCCGCTCGCGCCGTCCATGCCGTTCGATTTCGAGGGACAACCCAAACAGCGAGTAAAGCTGGTCGAAGCCGGCGTTGCGAAGTCGATCGTCACGGACAGCTATTGGGCGAAGAAACTGGGGCGCGAAAACACCGGCCACGCGCTGCCCGCGCCGAACCCGTACGGTCCCCAAGCGATCGACCTTGTCGTCTCGCCGGGATCGAAGTCAACCGCGCAGCTGATTGCCGAAACCAAACGCGGGCTCTTGATCAGCCGCTTCTGGTACATTCGCACCGTCGATCAAAAGAAGGCCATCGTTACCGGCATGACGCGCGACGGCACGTTCTTGATCGAAAACGGCAAGGTTACATCAGGCGTCCGCAACATGCGTTTCAATCAGAGCATTATCACGGCGCTGGGCAAGTGCGAGTTCTCAAACACGCAGCAGCGCACGGGTGACTATTGGTTTTCGCTCGTCGTGCCGGCCGCCAAGATTGAGAGCTTTACGTTCTCGAGCGGAACGCAGTTCTAG
- the thpR gene encoding RNA 2',3'-cyclic phosphodiesterase, translating into MKRLKLFTGIALSDSVRAACTDVANRLRDSRFDARFEAPEKLHITLAFLGWADPESIEPTRDALNAVAQTIAPFDLTLDKLGAFPHERKPRVVWIGAREQGDAFRTLARSVRASYEALGFSFNKEPVAHVTIARVKGGNAHLPVLDIKPMKLAVRDLTLFESIPADRTTRYEVRACYPLKAQQ; encoded by the coding sequence GTGAAGCGACTTAAACTATTCACGGGCATCGCTCTAAGCGATTCCGTGCGCGCGGCGTGCACCGACGTCGCAAACCGCTTGCGCGATTCTAGATTCGACGCGCGCTTCGAAGCGCCGGAGAAGCTGCACATTACGCTCGCGTTCCTCGGTTGGGCCGATCCTGAAAGCATAGAACCGACCCGCGACGCACTAAACGCCGTCGCGCAAACCATCGCACCGTTCGATCTTACGCTAGACAAGCTCGGCGCGTTCCCACACGAGCGTAAACCTCGCGTCGTATGGATCGGAGCGCGCGAACAAGGCGACGCATTTCGAACCCTGGCGCGGTCTGTCCGAGCTTCCTACGAAGCGCTCGGCTTCTCTTTCAACAAGGAACCTGTCGCTCACGTAACGATCGCGCGTGTCAAAGGCGGGAACGCACACTTGCCGGTACTCGATATAAAGCCGATGAAACTCGCGGTTCGCGATCTCACGCTCTTTGAATCGATCCCAGCCGATCGAACTACGCGTTACGAGGTCCGCGCTTGCTACCCGCTGAAGGCCCAGCAATGA